GACTAAATCCCCCAAAAATTGAAACGACCATAGTCATCATATTATCTCCACGTTAGGTAAATTAAGAAATGCCTGTTATATTTTGTTAATGGAATAGTAAGCAATTCTAGTTGTGCTTTAAATGTTCCACTGTGATCATGTCCGTTTTTAAACAAGTCAACTTATAAATACCTTCCAACAGGCAACGGACTTTTTAAAGAAAACTTAATTtcaaagttttttattttttaaaattaaaaatgataatagctgtttgtaatgttgaTGAAGTTGAATTGTTCGCTCAACCTTAGTTCTGTCACATTACCGTTGATAATACATGTCATTTCTCCTAACGCCGGTAGACGGCGCAAACGATTAAGCGTTAACGTTTTGTATCAAAGAGAATGACATCCAATAGTAAACAGTAACATTTGTCTTGTGCAAATGAGAAGTACCTGAAAGGGAATTGTTACAGATAATTCACACTATCATTCGACTAGTAGAAAGACAGTGGTTTGGAAATGTGATGTTCATGAATATGTTCCTGTTGATTTGTATAAGTATTACAGGGCGTCTCTGATGATTATTTCTCATGGTGTGGAGTTCCTGAGTTCCTGAGTTCATGAGTTCTTGGATTCTTGAGTTCCTGAGTTCCTGAGTTCCTAAGTTCCTGAGTTCCTGAGTTCCTGAGTTCCTAAGTTCCTGAGTTCCTGAGTTCTTGAGTTCTTGAGTTCCTGAGTtcttggtgtgtgtttgtgtgtgatcagCTCATGACAATTGAGGATAAAATTGCGATCTCGATTGGAATATTTCAACTTTTAATACAGGCCTATAATAATTTACTTTGACACTACACCTCAAATATAGTTTTCAATACCAAGTTGCTTACTGTATTtttgaaattatatattttttttaacctttatttaactaggcaagtcagttaattaagaacacattcctatttacaatgacgtcctaggaacagagggttaactgccttgttcaggggcagaacgacagatttttacctggtcagctcgtggattcgatctagcaacctttcggttacaggccAAACTCTCTAATCATTTAGGCTATTTGCCGCCCCGTAAATGTTTCGAAAACTTTCCCTAAATGTCCAAATAATAATATTGCTGCAAAAATCATCGGAATTATTGATGTAGAGGATTTCATTCATTTGTAAATAAAGTCGCGTCCTGGTTATGAAAACAATACACTCAATTGTATTTTTAACACGTGTATAGGCTAGGCTACTGTAACCACACACTTAAACCAGAGTTCAAACCATCAGGCCATTTCGTTCATATATCCTAATATTGTTTTGGACTAATTAATTTCACTATTTCGCAGATAATTAACAGGCCTACATTGTAGACAATACTTTGGATATGATGCAAGGAGAGCAAATGGACACTATTCGCAATGCCAGTGTTACTCATTTTAATAGGCTAAAAAGTTGTACCTACGTATCTAACAAGTAGCCTGATCTAAACAGATATATTTTCCATCCAAACGTTCAACATGCTGCTGGAGGACAGAATCCAGCGATGGCCTCTGCTGTGGCTGTAGCTCTACGGATCCTAACACGTTTGGGCGCATTGCTGCGGGGCTGATAAAGATTGACCTCCGTTTGACTCCTGAACCACCCGGTGCCAGGCGCTTTTAGGGAGAGACGTTGAGGACTATTATTAGGAAAGACAAATACACGGACATTATAGTCGATGGGGTTTTCTTTGCTAATGTAGActtgatatttcaaacttttttcgAGAGGCGTGAATCATACAGAAAGCTATGCTCATGGCTGGGAAAATACGATTCATTATAGTTCATTAATGTAATTCAGTTGTAAGCCTATTATTCCATATAGAAAGttgtgaaaaaaaatatttttaaaaacaacTTGTTTTATTCTAATATTAAAACACCGGCCTATATGACTTTCCGCCAATGACAATGTTCCATCATGACTTTGTTTAATCGTTAATTAACTTGActtttctccccttctccctaagTTAGACTGCAGGTCTACACGTTGGCCATCCCGTGCACTACTCTCAAACAATGACTCTAATTGTTTATGTCAGTCGAATGTGGCGGTCAACTCAGATTTGACTGTCAGGAAAGAAATACCTTTTGATTTCATTACATGACTCAGAACATTATCCGTCCTCGGGAAGCAGATTAAAGATGAAATGATGATATTTGCTCTCTCTAGAATGAGCTGACTCGCGCCAATGAGAAACTTAAAGAGCGAGAGTGAAAGTATTGCTGCTTGCCCCTGTTGTGGTCTGTAACGTCCTTTTATAGACGGTAATTGAAGCAACTTAATTACTTTATAATGCCACTCTGGTTCTGTGACAGCGGTTAGTAGCCTAGACGTTGATGTAATTCACCTTTCCATGTCAATTTAGACCAGGCTCGAGCTATTTACGAAGACGACCAATTTAGTTGGATGGAGATAGACACACAATTCTGAAAATACGAGGGCTAAATGTCATGTGGTATCCAGTCACGCATTGTAAAACGAAATGTATATCTCAATAAATCTAATATTTCTTAACGTAAATAAATAATTTTTTAGTGCCTAATAATATGTGAGGATATTTTCACCATATAGGCTGTATTAGGCTAGTTAATGTAGAACAACATCATTTAGGAGAGATAACTACTCACCCGTGAACTACTGAAAGTAAAAGGAACACAACGAGGTCTAATCGATATGCGTAGATAATTTATCCTAAATGTTTAGCTTCCATCCTTGTGCGTAAACCCACGATTCCCCGGGAATTCCATGAACCCGTGTGTCCTCACCGCCTTCATATAGCTTTCCCAGTCCCACCGAGCCTGTTACAGTGTCTGCCCCAAGCCCCGTACATGTCTCACTCATCCGTCGGTCGGTGCACGGGGCTTTAATAGTAATTTCGTGACTGTAAATGTGGATCCCACGGCTCGGGACTGGTGGTGGCGGTACCACGGGAGTCGCGTCTGAATGTGTGAACGCTGTATTATCTGATATGACAGTGCGGCTGGCAGCGGGGCATTATGATCGATGACAGATGAATCTGCAGGCTAACTTCAAACACCTTGTCATCAGGGCGTCTGGAGTAACACGTTATGAACAGCGACGGGATGGCTTAGCATAATCAGAAGATATAGCGGAGCCGTATGAAAGGCCATTCTCTCCTGGCATTTGTGTGAAATAAGTTGTCTATACGTACAggtaatacatatatatatatgtaaatagagagagagagagagagagagagcgcgagagagagaaatgtaacaTGTATATAGCTGCCCAGGCTGAACATAATCATATAGCCTGTAGCCCACTCTCTTCTGGCATTTGTGTTGAAACAAGTGTAGTAACTCGTTTGAATAGCTTCTTATCAGTAATGTAGGCTAACATGTATACATCCACCTAGTTCAAGCAATATAAGCATATATTGTATTGAAAATTATAAAGAAATACACACATTTGAATGTATACTTTGTCAACGATTTTCATTGATATCAGAGTTGTGTAGCCTAATATAATAGATCTATGGTTCCTTTTCCATAAATCGATTTGTAAATAAATATTATAAATCGCCCTTTTACAGTCAACAGTAAGCTACATAGTCCTATATGCACACGGTGACAAAGGGGTCATTGTGAGGAATAAAATGTCCTTTACTGACCAAATAACACGGTAATCCGATTATAGAGAATATTTAACAAAGTTAAAGTTTTTAATCTGGGGTAAAATCAACCCAATAAAACGTATGATGAGTTATTATATCGGTTTAAAATGCATAGATATTGTATATATAGACTATCTCGGAAAAGTTTTAGAAAGTAAGGACAAGTAGGAAATAGGTGGAAAATAGAAGATGTGTGtgttattgagagagagagagcgaagagcaAGAAGCCTAAAAGACAAATGAGAACGAGCTAGGGTTTGTGAAATATTCAAACATTTTGCGAAATGTACATATAGACTTATTACAAAAGACATGTTTTTAATTTGCGAGCAACGTTTTGTTTTGCAGCTCCCCACCAATGTGGCCTGAAATCGATcaatcaccaaataattgataaTCTCGAGATCCAATAGGGGACTCGCATCACTGTGCCGTGCTTCCATTGGACACCCCGGGCGGACTCTGTGAGCGTGCAGCGACTCGGAACGGCCCATTCGGcgcagagagggggaatgggtgACGGAGGGCACAACGGAGAACTGTACCACTGTAGCACTCTGACAGCAACATGAAGCTGACATGATAGAGACTCTAATCTAGTGAGATTTTCAGCTTCAGTTTTAAAGAAAGACCAATTATACAGCACAATCAAAATGCTTTAGTAACCATACTGTtagtaaaaaatgtatatatattttaccaaAAAATACCAAAATGTTGTCAATGGCCTATACAGTATTGGGCACACTAACTTCATCAAACCtaacgatatatatatatatatatatcacttgAGTCGAAGTGGCATGTTTTTAGGGAATATCCACTAAGTCCCTTCTGCAAAACGacgggatatatatatatatatatctctctaatcAAGCAATTCAACAATTTCTCCCAAATCAAATAGGCTACTTACTGTAAGACGATGTAAAGCCCAATGTTAAAGTGTGATATGAAATCATGAATCTGCTGTTTTGCAGAAGGGACTTAGTGGATATTCCCTAAAAACATGCCACTTCGACTCAAGTGACTtctcatagcaggttaggagagcattttTGCTAGCCATTTTCCTAATCTTAACCTaagtctcctaacctgctatgttaatctTCCTAACATGCTGCatacattctcctaacctgctaagaACAGTCATAGCTGTATCGAAATGACATGTTTTTAGGGAGTCCCGCCCAGTTCTAGTCCAAATAGATAAAGACATCTCCACAATAACAGAGATGAGACATTAATAGGGATGATTAAGTGCATAGACGTGTTCAAGGTGGAAACTGCGTAAATGGTCAAAGAGGAAAGGCCGGGTGTGTTGCAACCAAGAGCCCTTCAGAAGGACATCACCATAGGTTTATTTAAGATTTAACTACCGTTCAAAAACATGGATTTGTCACGGATATAAATATCATTAGAATAGCATACTGCTAAGGCGTTTCCTACTGGGCACGTTGGTGCAACATCATGTTATTGAAATGAGGTTGATCCAACCAGAGTGTTCCCATTGGGTTCTCTTCTACCTAGTAGCCTACTAGTTTTCACATGATTCAAATCTGGAATGGCATCAAAGTCCGGAGACGATAATCTTAATCTTGGGATTAGTTGGAAAATCCACATTtgtaaatagaaagaaagaaaaaccatGAGTCAAACAAACACTACAGTAAAGTCGACTACACGACCAAGAGTCAGGGTGATATCCCACACGCCGAGGCTAGAGCTATGCATGCATGGCTTTGACCAGAGCAACACCACCAGGGGCTGAGGGATATTCTCCCTGTAGCCTACAACACAAACAGACAGGGGCTCGGAATACCCACTGACTGCTCAACTCGAGCTTTCGAAGGTCCTCCCAcgacacccccctcctctccgcGCGACTTGATGTAGCCCATTCGCATTGTGTATAACGCGACCTGTTATGGCCACCACTACTTCCGGGTTTCGGCAGTCTGGTCCATATCCACTCCTCAGTCGCGTTTCCCAACTACTCGCACCCATTGTACACAAACCAACGAGGAGTTGGCGACTGAGCACAGCATCGATCGAGGGCTGCTCCTTTAAGAAAGACTAAGCCTGAATTATCACCCCACCTCCTCCTGATCTCCTTTACAGGGCTTTTGCGTTTTAAAAAATCAACCCAGGAGCCGAGAGTGATCAAAAGAAAAACGAGTGAGCTGAATGTTTTGTGTGCATTTGACTATTCACATTAGGTGTGCTAACCCGTGGAAGCGCGGCGCGGATCATCATTCATTCCGGGCTACTTTGACAAGCCTCGGCGTTTGATTGACAGGCGTGGTGGCAAAAAGCCATGAGACTTCGCTAGTTTTGTTTTGAGGGGTATTTTCATACTGTTTTTTGGGAAAATAAGACTGGGCTTTCTCTCCCTATGCCACTGCCCTGGGGATAGCTCAGGCCCTATTCGCGGTTGCTTTGGACTGAACTTGAGCTGAAGAGGGCTGGTTTGAATTCATCGTTGCATTTCTCTTGCAAGAAATACGGATTCTTGAAAGATTTCGCATTTGGAATTTGCGTTTTTATTTGTTCTTCACCCTGGCCTCTTAGGGGATATATCCGAAgcgaaaggagagaagaagagagggactAGAGGAGGGATATGGCGCAGCGGGTACGTAGCAAGACTATCCCGAAAAGTTTCACTGTAACTCCACTGTGAAAATGCAAAGCCATGAACACGGTAACGTGGCCAATGACAGACGCTCGCGGCGAAACTTGACTTTCTTCTTCAAGACCCCGCTGGACCGAATTCCATGTTTTGCAGTTTTGCATCTTTGGCACAATATTACGCACGGACGCACATATTTGCTGCTTCGCGAACGCCCCGACTAGGGACATTAGAAGTGTCATCCTATCTGCTGTTTCCAGATTAGTCTTGACAGGCCAGTTACTGGAAGAGAAACAAGGAGCAATGGGACGAAACAAACCCAAACTTTATACTTCCAAAGTCGAATTTAAATGACTTTAGTCATTTTTGTAATTCATCAAATTCATGTAAATGCTTTGAGGTTGGAATCTCTGAGTGTTTTTTGAGATTATAATTCATTATCATCTAGAGTTGCATCCTCAATTGTAGTTTATTTCAAAGTAGGCCTAATAACGTTTAATTTAGTAATAtgggtaaaaaacaacaacatttttgCATATGCtaataaaacacatttttgtcATGATGTGATGACATATGATTTGATACATAGCCTAAAACCCCCGGAATACTCGACTAGATGGCagaatttttaaaaatgaaatgtAAGAGAGATCACACTTATTATTCAAAGACCTTTTGCTTGATGGAGAGACACACTACATCAGTACCACGCGGGTCATTTGTGCACCTCTCCACGTGTCAGGGTCTAAATGGTAGTCTTTATAATACCGTGTCACGTTCAGAGTccacaatacatcattaaaatcACTCATTAATTCGTTAAAGAAACAGGCCCCAACATAAATGTTGTTTTAACTTTTAGTCAACGTGTTATACGTGTTGTATGTCTGTGTGAAAAGGCATATTCAGGCACACATTTAGTGTGGGCGTATGGGCATGGAAAATATGTAGAAAACTTTTAACTACAAATTATTTCGGTTTAAATGTTCATCTATCTATTCCAGACATCTTCAATGATCATCATTATATGAGAAACAGAAACATCAATTTAACTGCGTTTGTTAAATATATTAATGATGGTGTATTTGGCGTGTAATAACAGAGTAACCAATGTTACACAATTCTAATGATGCTCTAAAATGAGCAAACACTGTAATTAAAGAGACTAAATGTTGTGAAAGCCTACTATCAGATAATTCCGAATACACAAAGACGAAACATGCATGCTTGTCATCCGTTTTATCCTGCTCATatatatttcagtttttgctATTTAGTTGCCTAGCTTTGGAATTAAATATCAGATTTGAATAATGTTTTAACGAGATTATCCCTATTTTGTTACTATTTCTTATATGGTGGTGTACATATAAAATACACTTTGAGCTACAGTTGAACTTTAGGGGTATTATATGCTTGAATATAAACAAGGTCACTAAGGCCAACCTCGGTAGACTTAActttttatttattcattcattgGTAGGTTACTATTTACACATTATATTGTTGTCTGCAAAGTGCGTAAAACCATCACAGTCCTATAACTGTCCATTCAGTAGGAAactgtgttgttattgtgtatACAGTACGAAGACTTGCCCCACTACGGGATGGACGGGGTGGGTATCCCCACCACCATGTACGGTGACCCGCACGGTGCCCGCTCAATGCAGGCCGTCCACCTCAACCACGGCCCCCAGCTACACTCACACCAGTACCCGCACACAGCCCACAGCAACGCCATGCCGCCTAGCATGGGCTCGTCCGTCAACGACGCCCTGAAGAGAGATAAAGACCAGATATATGGGTAGGTGACTGTACTTTACCGAGGTTATATGGGAGCAACTTTGTGTGGGATTTCATATGTTTTGGTTGATTTTCTTGTTGGAGTTGAACATGTGTAGACTATTAGGCCGTGATGAGCGGTTGGGAAAAAGTCAAATACACGTGGGAATTATTGTTGTTTTGTAAGAATAATTTATTGTCGAAAGTTGTGTTGACTTCTATAACTTGGGACAAAGTTGTATGCGTATGTAATCTAAATATAGGCTACGATATTTGCTGACACAAAATGTTACGCAGACCAATAGCTACTCTGTGCAGCAGCACATTTTAGGCTATATGTTTTGGAAATTAAAATTCCAATTAGTTTATTGTAGTTTTACAAGGAACTGTAATTGATCTCTACATATTAATATAACTAAATGGTGTGCAATGGTCATGTTATATGGCCAATTTCGAGGAGTTTTCTGTAATAAAACAGACACCCAAAATTATGCACACCCTACATTAATTTAGATGAGTTAATTAAAATTCCAAAGCATGATGTATGTACGGAGACTGAACATGTCACAAATAATTTAACTATTTACTCAGTTCAATGGTAGGCTTACTTGAGAGCGCCATATTTTCTTAAATTCTAGACATTGGCCCTAACATTTCCAGAAAGGTCATATCCGCGAATTTACAAATGAGACTAAAATGGAACAAATTGCACATGTTAAACATTTGATATTTTCAAAGACAAAGGCAGATCTAGCCTGTAGGCTTAGGAGAAAATACAGTGCTGCAcaaaaaaagtacattttattCAAATAATTTGACACAATTATCTGTCAGTAAAAACTATATCGTCTGAATATTTTTCTGCACGAATAGGCTATAAACGCCATACATAAAACAGCATACACATATCATCAATTCCCAGAGCCATGCCTCGTTGTTGAGACTAGCTTATAGAACCAGTGTTGACCCCGGCCTTGTTCTCTGCGGTGACATTTGCTATTGTGTTTGATTCCATGCAGGCACCCCCTGTTCCCCCTGCTTGCACTGATTTTTGAGAAATGTGAATTAGCGACTTGCACGCCCAGAGAGCCTGGGGTCGCGGGAGGAGACGTTTGTTCATCGGAATCTTTCAATGAAGATATAGCAGTGTTTGCAAAACAGGTCGGTGAAAAAACGTTACGCGTTATTAACATAGGCAACATTATGCATACGATATGTGTGGCTGAGCATAAGCCCATGTTTGTAAGCTGGGTATTTTGTTAGTGTAATGAAATGTTATTGTAAAGTTTAGCATTGGAAATGTTTTGAAGCGTGTATTGTTTAGACGTAGCCTATAGTATTTTTTATGCCATTAACAGTAGTTTATGTTTGTTCAATATTGGGAATACTATTTTAATATTAAATACATTGTTATTTTTCTCACGGATGTTGCCCATAAGTGTTGAAGTGTTCATGATTTTGTGGTTTTAGATTCGGGCAGAAAAGCCGTTATTTTCATCGAATCCAGAACTGGATAACCTGGTAAGACAAATATTGATTTGATGATTCAAGAAGTGGGCTAAGGACTAAGAGTCAACGTGGATCCAACATATCGAGGCTTGCCTTCATATTATGTCACGGTTTCTGAACACCAGACGCTGTTAGTTCAAAAAGTTTATCCAACGACTGGAGGTTGTTGTTCTTCAATCCGGATTGTTTGATTTCATGACGGCCCTCGGGTTGTCACCGTAGATAACCATCTTTTGAGGGCCGCATTAGAAAGCTGTCAAATGGATTTGGACTACATTTCCCTCGATGGAAAGTTATTATGTTAATAGTTTTCACTTGTAATGTAGGATATCCAATGCTTATGTCTGGGATAGCTTCTATTGTGTTTGATTGATTAGCCAATGTTGTAATGCCGTACGTTTATAATGTTGAATATCAGCTCGACATAAAATCAAAATTCAAAATCCAATTTTAACATGAATAATTTTCTCCATTCTAGTTTCTTATATCATATCCAGAAACATATGCCTATTTCATATTAGGACATTTTACAAGCTAATCTTTGTTTTATTGTTATTTAAATTTTTCAGATGATTCAAGCCATTCAAGTTTTACGGTTTCATCTTCTGGAGTTGGAAAAGGTAATATCCCAGCTCCCCGTTGCTGCCTGGTCTTGTCACACTTCATAGCTATGGGCGACatttgcataaatgtatttttctAGTCGGCTATAATTAGTGTCGAAATCAATCATGGGGCCTATTTCTCTTCCGCGTTGTAGCCTAATCACAACGCAAGCTGCTACAACTGCATGGAGCGGATATCTCTGTGACCAAATCTCTCTGAGAGCTAATAGTTTATTTTGGTGTAGATTACATACAAGGTGAATGAATTATATCATTTAAAGTATGTTATACGCCCTGTAGGTATTGGAGAATGCTAAAGGCCGAGAAAAGTAGCCCGCTGTAGCATAGATTGGCGTGACTTTAGTGAGCTATTTTTGtatatgatatattgatatattttACCAATGGTAGCCCACTGTCCAAACAATTGATCAGTTGAAATGATTGTTAATTACCTTTCAGTGGGCCGAGTGTTGGGCTATTTTAATACAATTCCAAACATTATATAACAGAAGGGTCGTTGCAGGCTGTAGCAGCATTGTGTAGCGACGCATTTAGCCCATACAACATGCACTATCCTCGGCATGACCAGGCGACATGCACCGGGTTGGGTCGGTggtaataatggaatcactggagGAAATGAAGCTGTTTACCTTAAATGTCAATCAGTCGGGTCACCCCACCACCTCCCTAATGGACACAACCTGGGGCACTGATACATTTAACACGGGTGTTGACGAGGTTGTAGCCCGCCAGTCTTCTTGTCATTGTCACTTTTCGTTGAAGTCTCAATTTTTCTCTGTAATAAAGTTACTTCATATTTCTGGATTCGGCTGGTCACGTGGGAGCGCACAGCAACACCACGTGCTCGCCTCAACCCATTTGGACCAGGTTGTCCAAGTGGCTTGTAGCTTTGTAGTTGCAGGCATGTGTCAGATATACAGTAGCTCATGTCTTTTCCTTTGGTGTGTTTTCCTATTCTCTTTTATGTTGTTCTATAGGTACACGAACTATGTGACAATTTCTGTCACCGGTACATCAGCTGTCTGAAAGGAAAGATGCCCATCGACTTGGTGATCGACGACAGAGAGGGCGGATCAAAATCGGACAACGAGGAAATAACAAGATCATCCGGGCCTCTTGATCAGGTAatgtcacatctctctctctctctctctcgactgggAATATTCAGTGTGGTGTCTTCTGGGTCACTTCTCCGCGAGACGCTGTTATTTGCATACGATTAAGACCGTTTTAGATTCCATCGGAATGAAAATTTCTCTGTATAATGTATCCATTATTGGCCCATTAAGGTTTGATCCGGGAACCGACCCGGGGGAGATTAGCCCGAGAAAGCATCGCCATAAACTTGACCTGCTTCTTGTCCATTTTAATTTAGCCATCTTTCCCTTTTCTtattttcctcttcctctccaccacctctgtCTTCTATTTTTTAATCAAAACGAAACGTCATCAATGCATTTGTATTACCACGCAGCTACCGTGGAGAGGCCAAACGCATAGTTTGATATCTCACCGGAGGGACTGAGACCGTGGGTTTAGTTGCCCTGGATTTCCCGTTGTAGTTTACGG
This genomic window from Oncorhynchus gorbuscha isolate QuinsamMale2020 ecotype Even-year unplaced genomic scaffold, OgorEven_v1.0 Un_scaffold_1140, whole genome shotgun sequence contains:
- the LOC124021612 gene encoding homeobox protein Meis1-like, which produces MAQRYEDLPHYGMDGVGIPTTMYGDPHGARSMQAVHLNHGPQLHSHQYPHTAHSNAMPPSMGSSVNDALKRDKDQIYGHPLFPLLALIFEKCELATCTPREPGVAGGDVCSSESFNEDIAVFAKQIRAEKPLFSSNPELDNLMIQAIQVLRFHLLELEKVHELCDNFCHRYISCLKGKMPIDLVIDDREGGSKSDNEEITRSSGPLDQTSWNREHDDTASTRSGGTPGPSSGGHTSHSGDNSSEQGKTHGTTAENRVRHTGQQ